In Heliangelus exortis chromosome Z, bHelExo1.hap1, whole genome shotgun sequence, a genomic segment contains:
- the CREB3 gene encoding cyclic AMP-responsive element-binding protein 3, with amino-acid sequence MGSCSGMVCPEELVILKDEDLIDFLLSDDSPVPEITGQENHEAVDWSPLDAELLDKEIDDFMSSLLSGFENTPEAIQGFLSADGDSGFSEDQHLSQSPDNDFASSLSKGIVQADHNYSLHQDCPELGSVRCETSEGVFINVEAQESSEGTSKELEENIVITVDAGPQLEPGTFVQAPTTSDFPELVLTEEEKKLLVKEGVALPACLPLSDGEEQLLKKVRRKIRNKQSAYDSRHRKKMYMEDLENRMAACMADNRRLRKKVKMLREENASLLQQLWKLQASVSESTTKTTAGRTCTLIMGLSFCLIVFPNARSSGIRETQLELRVRSRRIRESPRQEAPDMQVNPVQEGLGLELEDPLLLSQLNQLLQDEPSLFSQDPSCSFNTNLSFDSLMAAGLEQDLPQPQEEHSQSNPLEGAAAWGVNEEEWLKHAAGAIFQQHHFDEM; translated from the exons ATGGGTAGCTGCAGCGGG ATGGtgtgcccagaggagctggtTATCCTGAAAGATGAGGATCTGATTGACTTCCTCCTGAGCGATGATTCTCCCGTCCCTGAAATCACAGGGCAGGAGAATCATGAGGCGGTTGATTGGAGCCCGTTGGACGCTGAG ctgctggataAGGAGATTGATGACTTCATGAGCTCCCTGCTGAGTGGCTTTGAAAACACCCCAGAGGCAATCCAGGGTTTTTTGTCAGCTGACGGTGACAGCGGCTTTTCTGAGGATCAGCATCTGTCCCAGAGTCCTGACAATGACTTTGCCAGCAGCCTTTCGAAGGGCATTGTGCAGGCTGATCACAACTATTCCCTTCATCAGGATTGTCCTGAGCTGGGAAGTGTGAGGTGTGAAACATCAGAAGGTGTTTTCATCAATGTCG AGGCACAGGAGAGTTCGGAAGGCACAAGCAAGGAACTGGAAGAGAACATTGTTATTACTGTGGATGCTGGACCCCAGCTTGAACCTGGAACCTTTGTGCAGGCACCAACTACT TCTGACTTCCCAGAGCTGGTCCTGacggaggaggagaagaagctTCTGGTGAAAGAAGGTGTTGCATTACCAGCCTGTCTGCCACTGTCAGAC GGGGAAGAGCAGCTTCTGAAGAAGGTACGCCGTAAGATTCGGAACAAGCAGTCTGCCTATGATAGTCGTCACAGAAAGAAGATGTATATGGAAGACCTGGAAAACAG GATGGCAGCCTGCATGGCTGACAACCGCAGGCTGAGGAAGAAGGTGAAGATGCTGCGGGAGGAGAATGC GTCACTGCTCCAGCAGTTGTGGAAACTTCAGGCCTCGGTGAGCGAGTCCACCACCAAAACCACCGCAGGAAGAACCTGCACCTTG ATCATGGGTTTGTCCTTCTGCCTCATTGTGTTCCCCAACGCCCGCTCCAGTGGGATCAGGGAGACACAGCTGGAGCTTAGAG TGCGCTCACGCCGGATCCGTGAGTCACCGAGGCAGGAAGCACCTGACATGCAAGTGAACCCTGTGCAGGAGGGGCTTGGCCTAGAGCTTGAGGACCCCTTGCTGTTAAGCCAACTTAATCAATTGTTGCAAGACGAGCCGAGTCTATTCAGCCAGGATCCCAGCTGTTCTTTCAATACCAACTTGTCCTTTGACTCCCTGATGGCAGCAGGCTTGGAGCAGGACCTTCCCCAGCCTCAGGAGGAGCACTCCCAGAGCAACCCATTGGAGGGAGCTGCGGCATGGGGAGTCAATGAGGAGGAGTGGCTGAAACATGCTGCTGGAGCTATCTTCCAGCAGCACCACTTTGATGAGATGTGA